The DNA window TAACATTGTTTAATGGTTTTTAgaacaaaaattattttttcaccATATCTGGAgacagaaaaaaaataaaacaatatttattaaaaaatttaaatatatatttcataagtATCAAAACATAACAAGTTCTTACCCAAGACTGTGTTTTGATCAAACTGTTGAGAAGATGGTTCTTCAATTTCTGTCAACATAGGAAATTTGAATGACATTTCATTTAAAATTTCTGGTAACTTCTCCACAACAAGAATTTCTGAATGGCGATCTATGGAGTTCATTAACTGACTTTCCCTCCGTTCAATAAGGTTACTTACCAAATTGCTCCGGATTTTACAGATCATGAAACATCTACTCATTTAAAAtgcggaatttttttttttaaaagaaacatttaaataaatcccatgcaaaCAATCCTTCTTAAAATCATCGTTTGAAAATAAGCATCAACATTTACCAATAAAATGTGGCGGAGTAAAAATGAGTAAAATCCTAACATCCACTGTAAAATAAAACATAGTGAAAAATAATCatatcctctcaaaaaccataAATCTTGATGTGCGGAAAAATCATAGGTCCTCGGGTCGTATCACCtcaccaggtctgcctactcagagttcgacacctccagtcccctcatcatttagctcacctgcatcacacacgcctagtgagtctaaagactcaacacacctgcactGTTAATagaaaatacatatacatagcacacagcagtgaaaaataccatactcaacatacctttcatgaactttaaaaaaaaacataatataaacgtgtcgtgtaaaatcatgacgtgtcaaaacagctcatcattAATCATCATTGATCATtcatcgttcatcattcatcatttatcattcatcatttatcattggtgaattcagttcattagaggtgactatcgtacatcatcatttacgatggatccatcatacatagaaccaCGGTACCGGGCtgctgtcggacatcagtgacaggattACCTATCCACtatgcctaggcctcatcatcatcatcatcatcatcatttacatatacatcttaaacatttacatatacttcgatagccacaactaattcccaccattcaaaacattatcattttcatcacttataaaaatcatacaCCAAttgcaatttttcttaaattcaagcatgcaacgtatattttcataaaatcttaaaaatcgtgaatcatgatgcatgaacatttaaaatatcataaatttgtgctcagggcgctgccgggaccaaaatctcaccccgggtgcaaaatgatcattttgcccctcgaaacccaaaaattattgtttcaaccctggacctctaaaattgacccgaagcttaccaaactccttaaaatgtcccaaaacataatcATAAGCATTCTTAGACTTAAACCCGAGCCCAAAACCAAACTTAAtaaattcgttttaaaacttgtaccggggtcccggttttagcCCGAATCGAACCAAAACTCAACCAAAACTTTCCCAACTTTTTTATCATATCTTAAAAACACCAACACCAAACTTAAtaaattcgttttaaaacttgtaccggggtcccggttttagcCCGAATCGAACCAAAACTCAACCAAAACTTTCCCAACTTTTTTATCATATCTTAAAAACACCAACATGATCCTAAAATTACCACACCTAACTCAAAACTATCGatataaaatttttcttcttcctACCACAATCTCACGGCCCTACCCTCAATCACTCCTTTGTGCACTCATCTCCCAACACATCACCACCCTTTAAATACCTTGTTTCCCTAAAAATCCTCACGTGTCCAGACCTTAGCCACTTAAGAATGAGTCACCACCGAAATTAATAGCCTCCCCCTAGAACACACTAATCGATCCTACACCAAACCCCCACCAAACTCACGGCCACTCATCACCTTCGCTCCACCACCGCACAGCAACTCACGGCTCACTCCCGGTCCCGTCACGGACCCATGTGGGTCAGCTCCAAGGCCAAGGATGAGCCATGCTCCGCTGCGATCTCACAACCTCTCGATCTACCACCCAACCGTACGCATGCACGGAGCCTCTCCACTCCCACGCTAACCTGCGCTGCACCGAGCCTTGCAGCTTTCTCCTTCCAGCAACTCGGCCCCCTACAATCCTAACAACACCATATAATCGCCCCTTGCACAGATCACAACCATCATGAGTGACAGAAAAATAATAATGCATAACCGAAGCAAAACCGATAAATCCTTGAACAAACTGTTAGAACGAAATCTTTTGCATGATAACACACATTTAACGTACATATGGCGTGaatgatacaagaaagagaatACATGCGTGCCTGATGATTATTAGAACAACCGATCGAAGGACAATTGGCCGAAGGAACAAACTCTTAGCTTGAAGGAGAAAATGGCCTCACTGAACTTTGCAACAACAAGAATCACGAAAGAAACTTGTGAGTGGTGAAATGAACAGCTGCTAAAACGTAAATAGGTTAATGGAGTTTAGGGAATTAACTAATAGGTTAATGGAGTTTAGGGTATTAACTAAGGATCAATTATTTGGTTAATGAAGAGGCCGAGTCTCTTGATCTTGCTACTGCCAAAAGCCGAGGAAATTCAACAAGAATTTGGTGAATCTCTATTGTGGGGGTTACAAGGAGGTTAAGGGGTGGAAATGGGTTTAATTGTAATGTTAATTAAAAAGGTTACAGGCTCTAATCTTGCTAATTaaggtttaaaaaattaatatataagtTTATTGAGTTTAAAAGTTGGCTCGTTAAAttcaaacacactcccgaaaatatttcgtgttgaaaacattttgaaaatattagccgaaccattaaaaagtcccccgatttgataaaatttgcgtaccgttaaaaattcaaatcctgcgggtaaaaatacccaaaaattcccattttcgaaaaatacacttaaaaatgctttaaattaatttataaaaataaatcgtgtaataaaataatttttctgaaaattctccggtctccggtCCTCGTTCTAACGTGAAATACATATAGAAATCTTAAGGcataaatttcatgaattaaactatatcatgcatgaattatgtataaaatgcacaaaaataattaaacacataattaatgaaataaacatgcatttactgctttaaaacaatttaataaaataccaaaaaaatttaataagttgcatgcatgtggttcccGTGGACTtctaaattttcgggacgttacagatCATATGTTGGTACGTTTCTTCTTCTAACAGAGTAGATATTGATTGACTACCAGAAACTGAGAACAGTGATTCTTCAATCTTAATCAAATCTTTCATTCTGCTTTCAAACTGTGATAATGGTAATTGAGTTCTACATATCTTCCATTCCTCATAATCTTGTTGCCACAACATTTCTTGCTTTTTAACAGCCTCCGTACAATTCTCTACCTCCCGATTAACATATAATTTTGCTGAAATTGATGGAGATAACAACATCATTGTTTTGTCTACATCCATGTTCAAATCACCTTGCTGTTCTTTATTTTCCAATAATGATTGATAACTAAAAGAGTCCATTGTTAATTCACCTGCTTTCTGACTATCCATCCACTTGTGGTTTATGTTTCTTATGGACACATGATATcaattgtaacgtcccgaaaatttgaaagtccacgggaaccacatgcatgcaatttattaaatttctttggtattttattaaattgttttaaagcagtaaatgcatgtttatttcattaattatgtgtttaattcttatgtttatttcattaattatgtgtttaattctTTCTATGCATTTTatacataattcatgcatgataggatttaattcatgaaattcatgcattaggatttctagatgcatttcacgttcgaacgaggatcggagaccggagaattttcaggaaaattattttatttcacgatttatttttacaaattaaGAGAAGGTGTTTTAAGGGTGTTTTTcaaaatgggaatttttgggtatttttatccgcgtgattttattttattttatttttttaaaagtacgcgaattttatcgaatcgggagacGTTGCGAggtttcggctaatattttaagAATcctttcaacacaaaatatttttcaggagTGTATTTGAATTTAACGAGCCAACTTTTGAACTCAATAgacttaaatattattttaaaccttAATTAACAAGATTAGAGCCTTTAATCTTTGTAATTAACATGAAAAACTTATTGCCACCCTTTAATCTCCCTTAATCCCGTAACCGATATTCACCCATTTTATTTCCACCCACATCCATCGGTTTCCTCACCTAAACAATTGAAAGCAAAGGTCTCATCTTGTCCTTGCAAAGAAGAAGATTCATCAAGGATTCCTCTCATCAATCTTGCTATCCAAACTTTCTAAGGCACGCATGTTCTTTTCCTTGAGCATCATTCACGCTGATAATAGGTGTCAAAGTTGTATGAAAGCATGTAAATCTTTCGATCTATGCATGTGTGGCCCTCGGCGTCGGGTTATGTTTAAGCAAATATGTAAATCTTTCGATCTATGCATGTGCGTCCCTCGGCGTCGGGTTATGTTTAAGCAAATGCATGTTTTCTTGGTTCTGTCACGTTTTTCATATTTATGTGCAAGGGGCTGTCAATTTGGTGAAGCTAGAGGGCTGTGCAGGCTGTATATAATGATGTTTAGGTGCTGCTAGGGAGAGACTGAGTCGAGGGTTTTGTGAGGTAGTCTCGGCTGGGTTCTCTTCGCATAGTGCAGCGGCCATTTGTTGGGTTTAGTATAATTTAGAGGGGTTATTAAGGGCTTAATGGTGAGTCTTAAGGTGGGACATGTGGTTGTAGGAGGGAGGACCGAGATGTGGAGAGGTGGGGGAGTGAAGGTAAGACATGTGTTTGGTTATTAAAAATCAAGGGAGTGGCCAAGAATTTTTTTAGGAAATTTAGGAGTGGGCCGATGATGCATGAATTTAAAGGATATAATTTAACTAGTAAAGGGTTGAGTATGAGTTGTTTAAATCATAGTTCAAGTTGGGAGAAATTTTGGttgagtttcgagtcgattcgggttaaaaccgggaccctggtccaagttttaaaacgaatcggttaagttctAATTTTGGCTCggttttacgtctaggaatgcttataaatatattttgggacattttaaggagtttggtaagcttcgggtcaattttagaggtccaagggtgaaatgataattttagggtttctaggggcaaaaaggtcattttgcacccgaggtgagattttggtcatgacagcgccctgagcacaaatttatgacattttaaatgtttatgcatcattttcatgatttttatggaGTTACGAtgaatacgttgcatgcttggtttaaaggaaaagttacgcatatgcatgtttttattaagtgatgaaaatgatgataatttttgaaggatgagaattggttgtgactgacgatatatgtatacgatgatatgattggagatatcgtgagggaaaaggccccagagggagcccgtttacgggagaaggccccagagggagcccgacgatcgtatttccattgacatgatatgagatatgatgagctgaggcccgggctcagtgggcgggtaatgctgtcgctgatgtcccccgccgccgggtaccacggtttttatagatggatccatcgatagagctgatacgatagagctgatacgaaagtcacaactaatgaactgaattcaagtaaaataaaatgtttaagtttatgatgacacgatgagctgttttgacacgtatatgataacacgatgagctgttttgacacgtatatgatgatatgacatgacatgatttgacacgacatgattttatacgacatgtttacgttatgcttttaagttcatgaaagatataattgagtatgatatttttcactgctgtgtgctatgtatatgtacttgttattaacggtacaggtgtgttgagtctttagacttactaggcgtgtgtgatgcaggtgagattATTATTGAGAggactggaggtgctgaactctgagtaggcagacctggtgcggcgacacgacccgaggaccacatgttttccgcattttgattatgagatttggataggAGATGAACCTTTTTATACGTTGACGATTTTAAGATTTCTATTCGTTTACGCTTACGTTTGATTTTGGAGGAGTTTCGAAATTTTAAAACCGCGCTATTTTTATTGGTAAATAAATACGAttgttttaaatgttattttgtagtagtgagataaaaaaaaaaatatttccgcacttttaaacGGTAGACGTTTCATCAATGGTTCATTGTCTGATATAATCTCATTAAAATCAACAAATTTTAGGTCACTTAGATCAGCATCAAAAGAAACACAAGTTTCAGTCTGAtaagaaaccttttctccaacATTTACTGAAGTCTTTCTTTTTTGACATTTACTTTCTCAATCTTTTCAACTACTATTGTATCACCATCCTCTATTCTTTTGCCTTTTCTCCGTTCTTTTCCTTCACCGCGTTGTTTGATCAAAGTTCGTGAATCTAAAATCCGAAAAGCATGGATTAAAGTTGGTTCCTCTAACTGCAGACCAAACTTATCTAAAATTCGAGATAGAACTAAACCAAATCCCCAATTAGAGTTGCGCTTTGTGACCATTTCTTCCAGtttatgatataaaatataactCCAATTCACAACTGTATTAGTTACAATAGCTGCAAGAAAGCAATATTTGGTCTTTGTAACTTGACCAAAATCGCCAGATTTGTTTTCAATGTGTTTTGCCACAATGTCACATAGTACTTGAAATTCTTTTTTAAGAAACATCTTCTCAAAAGAACCAGATACATTAAGAAAAATTCCCTGTAAGAATATTGCAAGCCTTCTCTTTTGTTTCGTCTGATACATCCATTATATTACTTAACCCACTAGAATCcagattaaaattttcttgaaatgtAATTTCACTTATAGAAATTGTCGAACCTTTCACCGATGATACAATAGAATTTCCTTCAATTCTCCCATTTGTTAAGAACTCGGATAACGAGTCCAAGTATACATGTTTTCCAGCTGTCAACAGAGGTCTCAATCCTGCAGCTTCAACAAACGATAACATAGTAATATACCCAATATTCTCCATCCATTTAACAGATTCAAAATCGACAAAATATCCATAATTTATCCTATCATTCGCCATAGCACAACGAGATTAGAATCAAAATTTCCAAAAGCAAAACTAACAGTGAGAATCGATAATTTCAGAGCATAACTTCCGGAGAGAATGGTTCCATCAAAAGTGCcgaggttttttttttaaaaaatattaaattgtaCCAGGTGTCTTTATTCACTCCGGAAATGTTGCCTTTTAAATCGGAAATGCATATATTCCAGAGAGTGGGTCTTATGTGATATCGTCTCaaggatcttaatctgtgagatgggtcaacactacccatattcacaataaaaagtaatacttttttatggatgacccaaataagagatccgtctcacaaatacgacccatgaaaccgtctcacacaagtttttgtcatatgtCAATCTATTTGAATATTTTGCATTTTCGgaatagacaaaaacttgtgtgagacggtttcatgggtcgtatttttgagacggatctcttatttgggtcatccatgaaaaattattactttttatgctaagagtattactttttattgtgaatatgggtatggttgacccgtc is part of the Primulina eburnea isolate SZY01 chromosome 1, ASM2296580v1, whole genome shotgun sequence genome and encodes:
- the LOC140828830 gene encoding uncharacterized protein yields the protein MSKKKDFSKCWRKAKLYVNREVENCTEAVKKQEMLWQQDYEEWKICRTQLPLSQFESRMKDLIKIEESLFSVSGSQSISTLLEEETYQHMICKIRSNLKLKNHLLNSLIKTQSWII